One Ammospiza caudacuta isolate bAmmCau1 chromosome 11, bAmmCau1.pri, whole genome shotgun sequence genomic window carries:
- the GOLIM4 gene encoding Golgi integral membrane protein 4 isoform X1, producing the protein MGNGMCSRKQKRIFQTLLLLTVVFGFLYGAMLYYELQGQLRKAEATALKYQQHQESLSAQLQVVYEHRSRLEKSLQKERLEHKKAKEDFLVYKLEAQETLNKGRQDSNSRYSALSVQHQMLKSQHEELKKQHADLEEDHRKQGEEFSRTFSDHKERYLQLQQEKEQEISKLKETLYNLREENRQLRKAHQDIHTQLQDVKQQHKNLLSQHNELVVTLEDHKSALAAAQTQVEEYKQLKDTLKKIPSFQDVEKEEGGKEQQPEARGPSPQSRPPEPPTAGAEQQQQNEKPREGEETKSQEQDRAEPFHVQGRAHQNARELNIQEQQEAGEDEQQRAEQMEEERKKELEEEEMEQAGQPEHLEEEQDQAPEEHEWKKQEQKEEETNMLGDRLHSEVTPTKRQKAAYEQQLEQQHLGAQRAEEAEQLRQQQEALQQQRLRGQLLRQQQLQERELQLQRQAEQGEKLFKNRLSQQAHYDNMDQDIVQGEEEQGIQEEEGAYEHDNQHQDEGEDDDQNNANEQQEAEHQAENQQADESLQKAAMEDVNPADDPNNQGEDEFEEAEQEREENLPEESEKHKETGQKQGHPGMEEHLVMAGNPDQQEDNVDEQYQEEGEEEVQEDLTEEKKRELEHNAEEPYGENEETADEKNNRGTDQEQEMQEDNNQKAIHEENYEEEEEEEEEEGRAVAAKTRRRGEM; encoded by the exons ATGGGCAACGGGATGTGCTCCCGGAAACAGAAGCGGATTTTCCAgacgctgctgctgctgaccgTGGTGTTCGGGTTCCTGTACGGGGCGATGCTCTACTAcgagctgcagggccagctgAGGAAGGCTGAGGCCACGGCGCTCAAGTACCAGCAGCATCAGGAGTCGCTCTCGGCTCAGTTACAAG ttGTGTATGAGCACCGGTCAAGATTAGAAAAGTCACTGCAAAAGGAAAGGCTGGAACATAAGAAGGCAAAGGAAG ATTTTCTTGTTTATAAACTAGAAGCACAGGAAACACTAAATAAAGGAAGG caAGACTCCAACAGCAGATACAGTGCCCTGAGCGTGCAGCACCAGATGCTGAAG AGTCAACACGAAGAGCTGAAGAAACAGCACGCTGACCTTGAGGAAGATCACCGAAAGCAGGGAGAGGAGTTCAGCAGGACATTCAGTGATCACAAGGAGAGATACctacagctgcagcaggagaaggagcaggagatCTCCAAGCTGAAGG AAACCCTGTATAACTTACGGGAGGAGAACAGGCAGCTGAGAAAAGCTCACCAAGACATTCACACCCAGCTGCAGGATGTCAAG CAACAGCATAAGAACTTACTGTCCCAGCACAACGAGCTTGTGGTGACATTGGAAGACCACAAGAGTGCACTAGCTGCTGCTCAG ACCCAGGTGGAGGAGTACAAACAGCTGAAGGACAcgctgaaaaaaatcccaagtttCCAAGAcgtggagaaggaggaaggagggaaggagcagcagcccgAGGCGCGGGGCCCGTCCCCCCAGAGCcgccccccagagccccccacagctggggctgagcagcagcagcag AATGAGAAGCCaagggagggagaagaaacaaagagccaggagcaggacagggctgagccTTTCCACGTGCAGGGAAGGGCTCACCAGAATGCCAGGGAGCTGAAcatccaggagcagcaggaggctggggaGGATGAGCAGCAACGGGCAGAGCAGATGGAAGAGGAACGCAAAAAGGAGCTTGAGGAGGAAGAaatggagcaggcagggcagcctgagcacctggaggaggagcaggaccAAGCCCCAGAAGAGCACGAATGGAAAAAGCAGGaacaaaaggaagaggaaaccAACATGTTGGGTGATCGCCTGCACTCAGAG GTGACACCAACCAAGAGGCAGAAAGCAGCCTacgagcagcagctggagcagcagcacctcggAGCGCAGAGGGCAGAGGAGGCCgagcagctgaggcagcagcaggaggccctgcagcagcagaggctcagggggcagctcctgaggcagcagcagctccaggagagagagctccagctgcagagacAGGCAGAGCAAGGGGAGAAACTCTTCAAAAACCGCCTCAG CCAACAGGCTCATTATGATAACATGGACCAGGACATTGTACAAGGGGAGGAAGAGCAAGGTATtcaggaagaggaaggag CTTATGAACACGACAACCAGCACCAGGATGAAGGTGAAGATGATGATCAGAATAATGCAAATGAACAGCAAGAAGCAGAACACCAGGCAGAAAATCAGCAGGCTGATGAATCA TTACAGAAGGCAGCCATGGAGGATGTGAATCCTGCTGATGACCCCAATAATCAGGGAGAGGATGAGTTTGAAGAAGCTGagcaagagagagaagaaaacctgCCTGAGGAGAGTGAGAAGCACAAGGAAACGGGTCAGAAACAAGGACATCCAGGAATGGAGGAGCACTTGGTG ATGGCAGGAAATCCTGACCAGCAGGAGGATAATGTGGATGAACAATACCAGGaagagggagaagaggag GTGCAGGAGGATCTGACTGAAGAGAAGAAGCGAGAGCTGGAGCACAATGCTGAGGAGCCCtatggggaaaatgaggaaact GCAGATGAAAAGAATAACAGAGGGACAGACCAAGAGCAAGAAATGCAAGAAGACAACAACCAGAAAGCAATTCATGAAGAAAATtatgaggaggaagaagaggaggaggaggaggaaggcagagctgttGCAGCAAAAACTCGCAGACGAGGGGAGATGTAG
- the GOLIM4 gene encoding Golgi integral membrane protein 4 isoform X3 — MGNGMCSRKQKRIFQTLLLLTVVFGFLYGAMLYYELQGQLRKAEATALKYQQHQESLSAQLQVVYEHRSRLEKSLQKERLEHKKAKEDFLVYKLEAQETLNKGRQDSNSRYSALSVQHQMLKSQHEELKKQHADLEEDHRKQGEEFSRTFSDHKERYLQLQQEKEQEISKLKETLYNLREENRQLRKAHQDIHTQLQDVKTQVEEYKQLKDTLKKIPSFQDVEKEEGGKEQQPEARGPSPQSRPPEPPTAGAEQQQQNEKPREGEETKSQEQDRAEPFHVQGRAHQNARELNIQEQQEAGEDEQQRAEQMEEERKKELEEEEMEQAGQPEHLEEEQDQAPEEHEWKKQEQKEEETNMLGDRLHSEVTPTKRQKAAYEQQLEQQHLGAQRAEEAEQLRQQQEALQQQRLRGQLLRQQQLQERELQLQRQAEQGEKLFKNRLSQQAHYDNMDQDIVQGEEEQGIQEEEGAYEHDNQHQDEGEDDDQNNANEQQEAEHQAENQQADESLQKAAMEDVNPADDPNNQGEDEFEEAEQEREENLPEESEKHKETGQKQGHPGMEEHLVMAGNPDQQEDNVDEQYQEEGEEEVQEDLTEEKKRELEHNAEEPYGENEETADEKNNRGTDQEQEMQEDNNQKAIHEENYEEEEEEEEEEGRAVAAKTRRRGEM; from the exons ATGGGCAACGGGATGTGCTCCCGGAAACAGAAGCGGATTTTCCAgacgctgctgctgctgaccgTGGTGTTCGGGTTCCTGTACGGGGCGATGCTCTACTAcgagctgcagggccagctgAGGAAGGCTGAGGCCACGGCGCTCAAGTACCAGCAGCATCAGGAGTCGCTCTCGGCTCAGTTACAAG ttGTGTATGAGCACCGGTCAAGATTAGAAAAGTCACTGCAAAAGGAAAGGCTGGAACATAAGAAGGCAAAGGAAG ATTTTCTTGTTTATAAACTAGAAGCACAGGAAACACTAAATAAAGGAAGG caAGACTCCAACAGCAGATACAGTGCCCTGAGCGTGCAGCACCAGATGCTGAAG AGTCAACACGAAGAGCTGAAGAAACAGCACGCTGACCTTGAGGAAGATCACCGAAAGCAGGGAGAGGAGTTCAGCAGGACATTCAGTGATCACAAGGAGAGATACctacagctgcagcaggagaaggagcaggagatCTCCAAGCTGAAGG AAACCCTGTATAACTTACGGGAGGAGAACAGGCAGCTGAGAAAAGCTCACCAAGACATTCACACCCAGCTGCAGGATGTCAAG ACCCAGGTGGAGGAGTACAAACAGCTGAAGGACAcgctgaaaaaaatcccaagtttCCAAGAcgtggagaaggaggaaggagggaaggagcagcagcccgAGGCGCGGGGCCCGTCCCCCCAGAGCcgccccccagagccccccacagctggggctgagcagcagcagcag AATGAGAAGCCaagggagggagaagaaacaaagagccaggagcaggacagggctgagccTTTCCACGTGCAGGGAAGGGCTCACCAGAATGCCAGGGAGCTGAAcatccaggagcagcaggaggctggggaGGATGAGCAGCAACGGGCAGAGCAGATGGAAGAGGAACGCAAAAAGGAGCTTGAGGAGGAAGAaatggagcaggcagggcagcctgagcacctggaggaggagcaggaccAAGCCCCAGAAGAGCACGAATGGAAAAAGCAGGaacaaaaggaagaggaaaccAACATGTTGGGTGATCGCCTGCACTCAGAG GTGACACCAACCAAGAGGCAGAAAGCAGCCTacgagcagcagctggagcagcagcacctcggAGCGCAGAGGGCAGAGGAGGCCgagcagctgaggcagcagcaggaggccctgcagcagcagaggctcagggggcagctcctgaggcagcagcagctccaggagagagagctccagctgcagagacAGGCAGAGCAAGGGGAGAAACTCTTCAAAAACCGCCTCAG CCAACAGGCTCATTATGATAACATGGACCAGGACATTGTACAAGGGGAGGAAGAGCAAGGTATtcaggaagaggaaggag CTTATGAACACGACAACCAGCACCAGGATGAAGGTGAAGATGATGATCAGAATAATGCAAATGAACAGCAAGAAGCAGAACACCAGGCAGAAAATCAGCAGGCTGATGAATCA TTACAGAAGGCAGCCATGGAGGATGTGAATCCTGCTGATGACCCCAATAATCAGGGAGAGGATGAGTTTGAAGAAGCTGagcaagagagagaagaaaacctgCCTGAGGAGAGTGAGAAGCACAAGGAAACGGGTCAGAAACAAGGACATCCAGGAATGGAGGAGCACTTGGTG ATGGCAGGAAATCCTGACCAGCAGGAGGATAATGTGGATGAACAATACCAGGaagagggagaagaggag GTGCAGGAGGATCTGACTGAAGAGAAGAAGCGAGAGCTGGAGCACAATGCTGAGGAGCCCtatggggaaaatgaggaaact GCAGATGAAAAGAATAACAGAGGGACAGACCAAGAGCAAGAAATGCAAGAAGACAACAACCAGAAAGCAATTCATGAAGAAAATtatgaggaggaagaagaggaggaggaggaggaaggcagagctgttGCAGCAAAAACTCGCAGACGAGGGGAGATGTAG
- the GOLIM4 gene encoding Golgi integral membrane protein 4 isoform X2: protein MGNGMCSRKQKRIFQTLLLLTVVFGFLYGAMLYYELQGQLRKAEATALKYQQHQESLSAQLQVVYEHRSRLEKSLQKERLEHKKAKEDFLVYKLEAQETLNKGRQDSNSRYSALSVQHQMLKSQHEELKKQHADLEEDHRKQGEEFSRTFSDHKERYLQLQQEKEQEISKLKETLYNLREENRQLRKAHQDIHTQLQDVKQQHKNLLSQHNELVVTLEDHKSALAAAQTQVEEYKQLKDTLKKIPSFQDVEKEEGGKEQQPEARGPSPQSRPPEPPTAGAEQQQQNEKPREGEETKSQEQDRAEPFHVQGRAHQNARELNIQEQQEAGEDEQQRAEQMEEERKKELEEEEMEQAGQPEHLEEEQDQAPEEHEWKKQEQKEEETNMLGDRLHSEVTPTKRQKAAYEQQLEQQHLGAQRAEEAEQLRQQQEALQQQRLRGQLLRQQQLQERELQLQRQAEQGEKLFKNRLSQQAHYDNMDQDIVQGEEEQGIQEEEGAYEHDNQHQDEGEDDDQNNANEQQEAEHQAENQQADESKAAMEDVNPADDPNNQGEDEFEEAEQEREENLPEESEKHKETGQKQGHPGMEEHLVMAGNPDQQEDNVDEQYQEEGEEEVQEDLTEEKKRELEHNAEEPYGENEETADEKNNRGTDQEQEMQEDNNQKAIHEENYEEEEEEEEEEGRAVAAKTRRRGEM from the exons ATGGGCAACGGGATGTGCTCCCGGAAACAGAAGCGGATTTTCCAgacgctgctgctgctgaccgTGGTGTTCGGGTTCCTGTACGGGGCGATGCTCTACTAcgagctgcagggccagctgAGGAAGGCTGAGGCCACGGCGCTCAAGTACCAGCAGCATCAGGAGTCGCTCTCGGCTCAGTTACAAG ttGTGTATGAGCACCGGTCAAGATTAGAAAAGTCACTGCAAAAGGAAAGGCTGGAACATAAGAAGGCAAAGGAAG ATTTTCTTGTTTATAAACTAGAAGCACAGGAAACACTAAATAAAGGAAGG caAGACTCCAACAGCAGATACAGTGCCCTGAGCGTGCAGCACCAGATGCTGAAG AGTCAACACGAAGAGCTGAAGAAACAGCACGCTGACCTTGAGGAAGATCACCGAAAGCAGGGAGAGGAGTTCAGCAGGACATTCAGTGATCACAAGGAGAGATACctacagctgcagcaggagaaggagcaggagatCTCCAAGCTGAAGG AAACCCTGTATAACTTACGGGAGGAGAACAGGCAGCTGAGAAAAGCTCACCAAGACATTCACACCCAGCTGCAGGATGTCAAG CAACAGCATAAGAACTTACTGTCCCAGCACAACGAGCTTGTGGTGACATTGGAAGACCACAAGAGTGCACTAGCTGCTGCTCAG ACCCAGGTGGAGGAGTACAAACAGCTGAAGGACAcgctgaaaaaaatcccaagtttCCAAGAcgtggagaaggaggaaggagggaaggagcagcagcccgAGGCGCGGGGCCCGTCCCCCCAGAGCcgccccccagagccccccacagctggggctgagcagcagcagcag AATGAGAAGCCaagggagggagaagaaacaaagagccaggagcaggacagggctgagccTTTCCACGTGCAGGGAAGGGCTCACCAGAATGCCAGGGAGCTGAAcatccaggagcagcaggaggctggggaGGATGAGCAGCAACGGGCAGAGCAGATGGAAGAGGAACGCAAAAAGGAGCTTGAGGAGGAAGAaatggagcaggcagggcagcctgagcacctggaggaggagcaggaccAAGCCCCAGAAGAGCACGAATGGAAAAAGCAGGaacaaaaggaagaggaaaccAACATGTTGGGTGATCGCCTGCACTCAGAG GTGACACCAACCAAGAGGCAGAAAGCAGCCTacgagcagcagctggagcagcagcacctcggAGCGCAGAGGGCAGAGGAGGCCgagcagctgaggcagcagcaggaggccctgcagcagcagaggctcagggggcagctcctgaggcagcagcagctccaggagagagagctccagctgcagagacAGGCAGAGCAAGGGGAGAAACTCTTCAAAAACCGCCTCAG CCAACAGGCTCATTATGATAACATGGACCAGGACATTGTACAAGGGGAGGAAGAGCAAGGTATtcaggaagaggaaggag CTTATGAACACGACAACCAGCACCAGGATGAAGGTGAAGATGATGATCAGAATAATGCAAATGAACAGCAAGAAGCAGAACACCAGGCAGAAAATCAGCAGGCTGATGAATCA AAGGCAGCCATGGAGGATGTGAATCCTGCTGATGACCCCAATAATCAGGGAGAGGATGAGTTTGAAGAAGCTGagcaagagagagaagaaaacctgCCTGAGGAGAGTGAGAAGCACAAGGAAACGGGTCAGAAACAAGGACATCCAGGAATGGAGGAGCACTTGGTG ATGGCAGGAAATCCTGACCAGCAGGAGGATAATGTGGATGAACAATACCAGGaagagggagaagaggag GTGCAGGAGGATCTGACTGAAGAGAAGAAGCGAGAGCTGGAGCACAATGCTGAGGAGCCCtatggggaaaatgaggaaact GCAGATGAAAAGAATAACAGAGGGACAGACCAAGAGCAAGAAATGCAAGAAGACAACAACCAGAAAGCAATTCATGAAGAAAATtatgaggaggaagaagaggaggaggaggaggaaggcagagctgttGCAGCAAAAACTCGCAGACGAGGGGAGATGTAG